In a single window of the Magnolia sinica isolate HGM2019 chromosome 7, MsV1, whole genome shotgun sequence genome:
- the LOC131251761 gene encoding 20 kDa chaperonin, chloroplastic, giving the protein MATVQLSGASATRSLPPFEGLRPSMVRVSSVGPCSVGLKQRRFQGLVVRAATVVAPKYTSIKPLGDRVLVKIKTVEEKTVGGILLPTTAQTKPQGGEVVAVGEGRTIGKNKVDINVQTGTQVVYSKYAGTELEFNGSNHLILKEDDIVGILETDDVKDLKPLNDRVLIKVAEVEEKTAGGLLLTEAAKEKPSIGTVVAVGPGPLDEEGSRKPLPVAPGNTVLYSKYAGNDFKGADGSDYIALRAADVMAILS; this is encoded by the exons ATGGCTACTGTTCAGTTATCCGGCGCTTCTGCAACCAGGAGCTTGCCACCTTTTGAGGGGCTCCGTCCTTCCATGGTTAGGGTTTCTTCGGTCGGGCCTTGCAGTGTAGGGCTTAAGCAGAGGCGTTTCCAAGGGCTTGTTGTTAGGGCCGCAACCGTTGTTGCTCCAAAG TATACTTCAATTAAGCCCTTGGGTGATAGAGTGCTTGTTAAGATTAAGACTGTTGAGGAGAAAACAGTAGGTGGCATTTTGCTTCCTACAACTGCTCAGACTAAACCCCAAGGGGGCGAGGTTGTCGCTGTTGGAGAAGGTAGGACGATTGGCAAGAACAAGGTGGACATCAATGTTCAG ACTGGAACCCAGGTTGTGTACTCCAAGTATGCAGGCACGGAGTTGGAATTCAATGGTTCAAACCATCTTATATTGAAGGAGGATGACATTGTTGGTATTCTCGAGACTGATGATGTCAAGGATCTCAAGCCTCTGAATGACCGTGTTTTGATCAAG GTTGCCGAAGTTGAGGAGAAGACTGCTGGTGGTTTGCTGTTGACGGAAGCAGCCAAGGAGAAGCCATCCATTGGGACG GTTGTTGCTGTGGGTCCTGGTCCTTTGGATGAGGAAGGCAGCAGGAAACCGCTGCCTGTTGCCCCCGGGAACACCGTCCTGTACTCCAAGTATGCTGGCAATGATTTCAAGGGCGCCGATGGTTCCGACTACATTGCATTGAGAGCAGCCGATGTGATGGCCATCCTCTCATAA